A single region of the Raphanus sativus cultivar WK10039 chromosome 1, ASM80110v3, whole genome shotgun sequence genome encodes:
- the LOC108839370 gene encoding berberine bridge enzyme-like 13, which translates to MASAIITNANTFLVTLLLLSLSHIPFSSSTVQQDFVMCLVDNSDASFPMDSSFFTRDLNASSYKMALETSAQNLRYLMPSNPKPEFIFEPLYETHVQAAVVCAKKLQLHLRLRSGGHDYEGLSYVSEMETAFVIVDLSKLRHINVDLESNTAWVHAGASIGEVYYRIQEKSKVHGFPAGLCTSLGIGGHIIGGAYGSMMRKFGLGADNVLDARIVDAEGKILNRAAMGEDVFWAIRGGGGGSFGVILAWKIKLVPVPETVTVFTVTKTLEQDGTRILYKWQQVADKLDEDLFIRAIIQPASKTPKSKERTISVSYQGQFLGDANRLMQVMQRSFPQLGLMKKDCVETSWIKSVMYIAGFPSTVPPEALLDGKSLFKNYFKAKSDYVEEAIPIEGLEGLWKKLLEEDSPLTIWNPYGGMMAKIPETETPFPHRSGTLFKIQWLTLWQDGKASEAKHMEWMRDMYSYMEKYVSKSPRAAYVNYRDLDLGMNGKGSDAREWGNKYFKGNFERLVKIKAKFDPENFYRHEQSIPTGLE; encoded by the exons atggCGTCTGCGATAATAACAAACGCAAACACGTTTCTCGTAACGCTGCTATTACTATCTCTTTCTCACATTCCATTTTCATCTTCCACAGTCCAACAAGACTTCGTGATGTGTCTCGTCGACAACTCCGACGCTTCGTTTCCGATGGACTCTTCGTTCTTCACTCGCGACCTAAACGCCTCTTCCTACAAAATGGCGTTAGAGACGTCGGCTCAGAACCTCCGTTACTTGATGCCGTCAAATCCGAAGCCTGAGTTCATTTTCGAGCCGCTTTACGAAACACACGTTCAAGCCGCCGTGGTTTGTGCCAAGAAGCTGCAGCTTCACTTGCGGTTAAGAAGCGGCGGTCATGACTATGAAGGCCTTTCTTACGTCTCCGAGATGGAAACGGCGTTTGTGATCGTTGATTTGTCGAAGCTTAGACACATCAACGTTGATTTAGAAAGTAATACCGCGTGGGTTCACGCTGGTGCTTCTATTGGAGAGGTTTATTACAG GATCCAAGAGAAAAGCAAAGTCCATGGTTTTCCGGCGGGTTTATGCACGAGCCTTGGCATCGGCGGCCATATAATCGGCGGAGCCTACGGTTCAATGATGCGTAAGTTTGGACTCGGAGCTGATAACGTCCTCGACGCCAGAATAGTTGACGCGGAAGGCAAAATCTTGAACCGAGCGGCGATGGGAGAAGACGTTTTCTGGGCCATTCGCGGCGGTGGTGGAGGGAGCTTCGGCGTTATTCTTGCCTGGAAAATAAAGCTCGTTCCTGTGCCCGAGACAGTCACAGTGTTCACTGTCACGAAGACGTTAGAGCAAGACGGAACTAGGATCTTGTACAAGTGGCAGCAAGTGGCCGACAAGCTCGACGAAGATCTCTTTATCCGCGCGATCATACAGCCGGCGAGCAAAACCCCTAAGAGCAAAGAAAGAACTATCTCAGTTTCGTACCAAGGCCAGTTTCTCGGTGACGCTAATAGGCTGATGCAG GTGATGCAGAGGAGTTTCCCACAGCTTGGACTAATGAAGAAAGATTGTGTAGAGACAAGCTGGATCAAGTCAGTGATGTACATTGCTGGTTTCCCGAGCACCGTGCCACCGGAAGCTCTACTTGATGGAAAATCCTTGTTCAAGAATTACTTCAAAGCCAAGTCAGACTATGTAGAGGAGGCAATTCCAATAGAAGGACTAGAAGGGCTATGGAAAAAGCTTCTAGAAGAGGATTCACCATTGACTATATGGAATCCCTATGGAGGAATGATGGCGAAAATTCCTGAGACAGAGACACCTTTCCCTCATAGGAGTGGGACTTTGTTCAAGATCCAATGGCTGACTTTGTGGCAAGACGGGAAAGCGAGTGAGGCCAAGCATATGGAGTGGATGAGGGATATGTATAGTTACATGGAGAAGTATGTGTCAAAAAGCCCGAGAGCAGCGTATGTAAACTATAGAGATCTTGATTTGGGGATGAATGGCAAGGGGAGTGATGCAAGAGAATGGGGGAATAAATACTTCAAGGGAAACTTTGAGAGGTTGGTGAAGATTAAAGCTAAGTTTGATCCTGAGAATTTCTACAGACATGAACAAAGTATTCCTACAGGACTTGAGTGA
- the LOC108846063 gene encoding uncharacterized protein LOC108846063: MGIFPEFGAWISQNTQHPTKSEENVKSKPMAQPKTHEERNELKEQLKLWRDANKKEQYHETPPTVKKVRTDHNSGISYMKMEFTLGLPPQAAYGFLTNEDNIAYSREIKGRPLLKSVSRKVKQEKDVGDQGSMLDVEVEKELAWNFLFLSGTIPIRLNVLEYPNKLDVHYMKQQNGIRSMESFEGWYTVEPVYVDAERLCKHMKPKSQEEYRKCSGGKGLTASKVKVFQTFRPASPWDLPLLSSYVRRLTVD; the protein is encoded by the exons ATGGGTATATTCCCCGAGTTTGGTGCCTGGATCAGTCAGAACACACAACATCCTACAAAATCTGAAGAAAATGTTAAATCCAAGCCAATGGCACAGCCAAAAACTCACGAGGAGAGAAATGAGTTGAAGGAGCAATTAAAACTATGGAGAGATGCAAATAAGAAGGAACAATATCACGAAACTCCTCCTACCGTGAAG AAGGTGCGTACAGACCATAATTCTGGCATTTCCTATATGAAAATGGAATTTACATTAGGATTGCCACCTCAAGCAGCTTACGGCTTTTTAACTAATGAAGACAACATAGCATACTCCAGAGAAATCAAAGGCCGCCCACTTCTG aAATCCGTATCAAGAAAAGTTAAACAAGAGAAGGATGTAGGTGATCAAGGGAGTATGCTGGACGTGGAGGTTGAGAAAGAGTTGGCATGGAACTTCCTTTTCTTGTCAGGAACTATCCCAATACGTCTAAATGTCCTCGAATACCCAAACAAACTTGAC GTGCACTACATGAAACAGCAAAATGGAATAAGGTCAATGGAATCGTTCGAGGGTTGGTATACAGTGGAGCCAGTGTATGTTGATGCAGAACGCTTGTGCAAGCACATGAAGCCAAAGAGTCAAGAAGAATACAGAAAATGTAGTGGTGGAAAAGGATTAACTGCGTCCAAGGTTAAAGTGTTCCAGACTTTTAGGCCTGCTTCTCCTTGGGATCTGCCACTGCTGTCTTCGTACGTTCGCCGGTTAACTGtcgac
- the LOC108811733 gene encoding lysine-specific demethylase JMJ18 yields the protein MEHLTVAQSQSEINEDMSLKNHPPEKDTDKDTSMEPPTSPRHRKVLARWLPDEAQRPIVDEAPVFSPSLEEFEDTLAYIEKIRPLAEPYGICRIIPPPTWTPPCRLKEMGIWGCTKFPTRIQNVDLLQNREPMKKKPKSRKRKRRRNSRMGSSRRRSTSASGSGSGSGSGSSPSEPASSPEAEEKFGFNSGSDFTLEEFEKYAQHFKEAYFEKKDSVGETKWTPSVEEIEGEYWRIVEQPTDEVEVYYGADLENVVLGSGFYKKGDRDMDQYVVSGWNLNNLPRLPGSVLSFEDCDISGVLVPWLYVGMCFSSFCWHVEDHHLYSLNYHHFGEPKVWYGVPGSNATALEKAMRKHLPDLFEEQPDLLHGLVTQFSPSTLKDEGVQVYRVVQNAGEYVLTFPRAYHAGFNSGFNCAEAVNVAPVDWLAHGQNAVELYSKETRKTSLSHDKLLLGAAYEAVKSLWELSASVGNENTTNLRWKSFCGKNGTLTNAIQARLRMEEERLVDLGRDPSSLVKMEKDFDSNCERECFSCFYDLHLSASGCKCSPDEYACLKHSDDLCSCEEKDRLVLVRYTMEELRSLVRALEGEADDLKIWASKVLGIEHNDEDQNNTSSVIKEEEEEKLKEGSFDLNIDLELDCQEDVKEEVSTSGELNTSENFTASVEPINLGFLIFGKLWCNKHAIFPKGFTSRVKFYNVLDPTRMSYYISEVLDAGLMGPLFRVTLEESPDESFFNVSPQQCWEMVLQRVKHTSTNLGLATSPRLESIDGLQMFGLLSTSIVQAIEALDPNHKLVEYWNHKKQTQSERKDHFISSNCSVSLTKGKLFGVDLM from the exons ATGGAACATCTCACTGTTGCTCAATCACAATCTGAGATCAACGAG GATATGTCTCTAAAGAATCATCCACCAGAAAAGGATACGGACAAAGATACTAGCATGGAACCACCTACTAGTCCACGTCATCGAAAG GTTCTTGCTAGATGGTTACCAGATGAAGCGCAGAGACCAATAGTTGATGAAGCTCCTGTTTTCTCTCCATCATTAGAG gagtttgaagatacacttGCTTATATAGAAAAGATACGTCCATTAGCGGAGCCATATGGTATCTGTCGTATCATCCCACCACCAACATGGACGCCTCCTTGCCGTCTTAAGGAGATGGGTATTTGGGGGTGTACAAAGTTTCCCACTCGGATCCAGAACGTGGACTTGCTTCAGAACCGGGAACCCatgaagaagaaaccaaagagcAGGAAACGCAAACGGAGAAGAAACTCCAGGATGGGTTCCTCTAGGAGACGATCTACATCTGcttctggttctggttctggttctggttctggttcttCTCCCTCTGAACCTGCTTCCTCTCCTGAGGCAGAGGAGAAGTTCGGCTTTAACTCTGGTTCTGACTTTACTTTAGAAGAGTTTGAGAAATACGCTCAGCATTTTAAAGAGGCTTACTTTGAGAAGAAAGACTCTGTTGGTGAAACCAAATGGACACCGTCTGTGGAGGAGATCGAAGGTGAATACTGGCGGATAGTCGAGCAACCAACCGATGAAGTTGAG GTGTACTATGGAGCTGACTTGGAGAACGTGGTACTTGGAAGCGGGTTTTACAAGAAAGGGGATAGAGATATGGATCAGTACGTAGTTTCTGGCTGGAACTTGAATAACTTACCGCGTCTCCCTGGCTCTGTTCTCTCTTTTGAGGATTGTGATATCTCTGGAGTTCTAGTCCCATGGCTCTATGTAGGCATGTGCTTTTCATCCTTTTGCTGG CATGTGGAGGACCATCATCTGTATTCACTTAACTATCATCACTTTGGGGAGCCAAAAGTATGGTATGGTGTTCCAGGAAGCAATGCAACAGCACTCGAAAAGGCGATGAGAAAACATTTACCTGATTTGTTTGAAGAGCAGCCTGATCTACTTCATGGCCTG GTTACTCAATTTTCTCCTTCAACCCTGAAAGATGAGGGAGTCCAGGTTTATCGTGTGGTTCAGAATGCAGGGGAGTATGTACTAACATTCCCAAGGGCGTACCATGCTGGATTCAACAGCGGTTTCAACTGTGCAGAAGCGGTTAATGTAGCTCCTGTTGATTGGTTGGCTCATGGACAGAACGCTGTGGAACTATACAGTAAAGAGACGAGGAAGACTTCTCTGTCTCATGACAAACTTCTCCTCGGAGCAGCTTATGAAGCCGTAAAGTCTTTGTGGGAACTCTCAGCTTCTGTGGGAAATGAAAACACAACAAACTTGAGATGGAAGAGTTTCTGTGGGAAGAACGGAACACTTACCAACGCCATCCAG GCTCGGTTACGTATGGAAGAGGAAAGACTTGTTGATCTTGGTAGGGATCCTTCAAGCTTGGTGAAGATGGAGAAGGACTTTGATTCAAACTGTGAAAGGGAATGCTTCTCATGCTTTTATGATTTGCATCTCTCGGCTTCTGGCTGCAAGTGCTCTCCAGATGAATACGCGTGTCTTAAACACTCTGACGATCTGTGTTCATGTGAAGAGAAGGATAGATTAGTCCTTGTCCGTTACACTATGGAGGAGTTAAGATCCTTGGTCAGAGCATTAGAAGGGGAAGCAGATGATTTAAAGATATGGGCTTCCAAGGTCTTAGGTATTGAACACAATGATGAAGATCAGAATAATACTAGTTCAGTTAtcaaggaggaggaggaggagaagctaaAGGAAGGTTCGTTTGATCTGAACATTGACTTAGAGTTGGATTGTCAGGAAGACGTTAAAGAAGAAGTGAGCACCAGTGGCGAGTTAAACACTTCAGAGAACTTTACTGCATCGGTCGAGCCTATAAACCTCGGTTTCTTGATTTTTGGAAAGCTTTGGTGCAATAAACATGCTATTTTCCCAAAAG GATTCACTAGCCGTGTCAAGTTCTACAACGTGCTTGATCCAACAAGAATGAGCTATTACATCTCTGAGGTTTTGGATGCAGGACTCATGGGCCCATTGTTTAGG GTTACTTTGGAAGAATCTCCAGACGAGAGCTTCTTCAATGTTTCACCCCAACAATGCTGGGAAATGGTGTTGCAGAGAGTTAAACACACATCCACGAATCTTGGTCTTGCTACTTCACCGCGGCTTGAAAGTATAGACGGGCTTCAAATGTTTGGTCTCCTCTCTACGTCTATAGTTCAG GCCATTGAAGCTCTTGACCCGAACCATAAACTGGTAGAGTACTGGAACCACAAGAAGCAAACTCAATCTGAACGAAAAGATCACTTCATATCATCAAACTGCTCCGTGAGTCTTACCAAAGGAAAGCTTTTTGGAGTAGATTTGATGTAA